A part of Thermotoga petrophila RKU-1 genomic DNA contains:
- a CDS encoding TrkH family potassium uptake protein: protein MTSIKYRLKVIFWYVGQLLVWFPVILLLPTIFVIFYPEEWMYITSFLVPSIISFVSGVVLKKVSKLNETRVVGYQEGAVIVVTTWCAAVVLSALPFTIAGLLNLHQAIFEATSGWTTTGLTMFPNVEKLPHVFLVWRSVMQFIGGAGFAVIMLATLIGPLGASLYSSEGRVDNILPNVTHSTKVIMVIYVAYAVAGVFLLHMAGMPWFDAFNHSLTALATGGFSVKNSSIGYYNSVSIEVITIVLMLLGGTGFGIHYTLWKGNFKAFVKNGEPWLMGFTIVIASLFLLQPAKKVFHEKALRYVIFQVVSAITTTGFSNADLVPWVTLLPIAVYLLTVIMMLGGMMDSTADGLKQFRVFVTLKLIYRSIIDFIGPRRKVEKIVVWKGEKRRTIDNGIIKDMFVFFGVYALTYLVGTLILMSYGYDPLISMFEFSSAMNGVGLSVGLTSPDLPVGVIWTMTVGMFLGRLEFLVVFYAIVRIIRDVKILFEGRGGVNS, encoded by the coding sequence ATGACCAGCATCAAATACAGACTCAAGGTGATTTTTTGGTACGTAGGTCAGCTTCTGGTCTGGTTTCCTGTGATCCTTCTTCTACCAACAATCTTTGTGATTTTCTATCCTGAAGAGTGGATGTACATAACGTCTTTTCTGGTTCCCTCGATCATTTCTTTTGTTTCCGGTGTGGTTCTTAAAAAAGTTTCAAAATTGAATGAGACTCGTGTAGTGGGATATCAAGAAGGTGCGGTGATAGTCGTCACAACGTGGTGCGCTGCGGTGGTCCTTTCGGCGCTTCCATTCACCATAGCAGGTCTTTTGAATCTCCATCAGGCGATATTCGAGGCCACAAGTGGCTGGACTACAACAGGGCTCACCATGTTCCCCAACGTGGAGAAGCTTCCACACGTGTTTCTGGTATGGAGAAGCGTCATGCAGTTCATTGGAGGAGCGGGCTTTGCCGTTATAATGCTTGCCACATTGATCGGGCCTCTTGGGGCTTCCCTCTACAGTTCTGAAGGCCGGGTGGACAACATACTTCCAAATGTGACCCATTCCACGAAGGTTATCATGGTTATATACGTCGCGTACGCCGTCGCTGGAGTGTTCCTTCTTCACATGGCCGGTATGCCCTGGTTCGACGCTTTCAACCATTCTCTCACCGCTCTCGCAACGGGTGGTTTTTCGGTGAAGAACTCGAGTATTGGGTACTATAACAGTGTATCGATAGAAGTGATAACCATCGTTCTCATGTTACTCGGTGGAACGGGATTTGGAATCCACTACACCCTCTGGAAGGGAAATTTCAAAGCCTTCGTCAAGAACGGAGAACCCTGGCTCATGGGGTTCACCATTGTCATCGCATCGCTGTTTCTTTTGCAACCGGCCAAGAAGGTTTTTCACGAAAAGGCACTCAGGTACGTGATTTTTCAGGTGGTCTCTGCGATAACGACTACCGGGTTCTCCAACGCCGATCTTGTTCCATGGGTTACTCTTCTTCCAATCGCTGTGTATCTTCTCACCGTTATCATGATGCTCGGTGGAATGATGGATTCAACTGCAGATGGTTTGAAACAGTTCAGAGTGTTCGTCACACTGAAACTGATATATCGATCCATCATCGATTTCATAGGGCCGAGACGAAAAGTTGAAAAGATCGTCGTCTGGAAAGGAGAAAAAAGAAGGACCATAGACAACGGAATCATAAAGGACATGTTCGTTTTCTTCGGTGTCTACGCCCTGACCTACCTGGTGGGAACTTTGATCCTCATGAGCTACGGATACGATCCACTGATCTCCATGTTCGAATTCTCATCCGCTATGAATGGAGTTGGTCTCTCGGTGGGTCTCACCAGCCCGGATCTTCCGGTGGGTGTAATATGGACTATGACGGTTGGCATGTTCCTTGGAAGACTGGAATTCCTCGTCGTTTTCTACGCGATCGTGAGAATCATAAGAGATGTGAAGATCCTTTTCGAAGGAAGAGGAGGTGTGAATAGTTGA
- the argS gene encoding arginine--tRNA ligase, which produces MLVNTIRQKVSEVISKVYDSEIEFEIEIPPKKEFGDLSTNAAMKLAKTLKKNPREIAQEIVKSLDEDPSFDRIEIMGPGFINFFLSNELLRGVVKTVLERKDEYGRENTGNGVKIQFEYGSANPTGPFTVGHGRQIIIGDVLSEVFKELGYDVTREMYINDAGKQIKLLAQSLWARYNQLLGVEKEIPEGGYRGEYLVDIARDLVSEIGDKYKDLWNEEVEELFKQTALNRILSSMKDTLEKIGSSFDVYFSEKSLIEDGTVEEVLKLLKDRDVVYEKDGAVWLKVSAFIDEEDKVLVRSDGTYTYFMTDIAYHYKKYKRGFRKVYDIWGSDHHGHIPRMKAAMKALDIPDDFFNVILHQFVTLKRDDEIVRMSTRAGEFVTLDELLDEVGRDAVRYFFAMVDPNTHMVFDIDLAKAKSMDNPVYYVQYAHARIYNLFSNAEKKGVKFEEGKHLELLGNEEERVLMRNLGMFNTVLKEVAQMFAPNRLTNYLQSLAESFHAFYTKHVIVDPENPELSNARLNLALATGIVLRKGLKLIGVSAPERM; this is translated from the coding sequence GTGCTGGTGAACACGATCAGGCAAAAGGTGTCTGAAGTCATCTCTAAAGTGTACGATTCAGAAATCGAATTCGAAATCGAAATTCCACCCAAAAAGGAATTCGGAGATCTGTCCACCAATGCTGCCATGAAGCTCGCGAAAACTCTCAAGAAAAACCCGCGTGAGATAGCCCAAGAAATCGTAAAAAGTCTCGATGAAGATCCCTCGTTTGACAGGATAGAAATCATGGGACCCGGTTTCATAAATTTCTTCCTGTCGAACGAACTGCTCCGCGGAGTGGTTAAAACTGTGCTGGAAAGAAAAGACGAATACGGGAGAGAAAACACTGGAAACGGAGTGAAAATACAGTTCGAGTATGGAAGTGCAAATCCAACGGGACCGTTCACCGTTGGACACGGTAGACAGATCATCATAGGTGACGTTCTTTCCGAAGTCTTCAAAGAACTCGGTTACGATGTTACACGAGAAATGTATATAAACGACGCTGGAAAACAGATAAAGCTTCTCGCTCAGTCTCTCTGGGCGAGGTACAATCAGCTTCTTGGAGTTGAAAAAGAAATTCCCGAAGGGGGCTACCGTGGGGAATACCTCGTGGACATCGCGAGGGATTTGGTGAGTGAGATCGGAGATAAATACAAAGATCTGTGGAACGAAGAAGTGGAAGAGCTTTTCAAACAGACAGCGCTGAACAGGATTCTCTCTTCTATGAAAGATACTCTCGAAAAGATCGGTTCTTCGTTCGATGTGTACTTTTCAGAAAAGAGTTTGATAGAGGATGGAACTGTCGAAGAGGTGCTGAAACTTCTCAAAGACAGGGATGTTGTTTACGAAAAAGACGGTGCTGTGTGGTTGAAAGTCTCTGCCTTCATAGATGAAGAGGACAAGGTTCTCGTGAGAAGCGATGGCACATACACGTACTTCATGACAGACATTGCGTATCATTACAAGAAGTACAAGAGAGGTTTCAGGAAGGTTTACGACATCTGGGGTAGTGATCATCACGGCCACATACCAAGGATGAAAGCAGCGATGAAAGCCCTCGATATTCCTGACGATTTCTTCAACGTAATACTGCATCAGTTCGTTACTCTGAAACGTGATGATGAAATCGTTCGCATGTCCACGCGAGCAGGAGAATTCGTCACCTTAGACGAACTTCTCGACGAGGTGGGAAGAGACGCTGTTCGATACTTCTTCGCGATGGTAGATCCAAATACCCACATGGTGTTCGATATCGATCTGGCGAAGGCAAAATCCATGGATAACCCAGTTTATTACGTTCAGTACGCACACGCTAGGATCTACAATCTCTTCTCCAACGCGGAAAAGAAAGGTGTGAAGTTTGAAGAGGGAAAACACCTTGAACTGCTTGGAAACGAAGAAGAAAGGGTTTTGATGAGAAACCTTGGAATGTTCAACACCGTTCTGAAAGAGGTCGCGCAGATGTTTGCACCGAACAGGCTCACGAACTATCTCCAGTCGCTCGCTGAGTCCTTCCACGCGTTCTACACCAAACACGTGATAGTGGATCCTGAAAATCCCGAACTTTCAAACGCGCGACTCAACCTCGCCCTCGCAACGGGTATCGTTTTAAGAAAGGGCCTGAAACTCATAGGAGTTTCTGCACCAGAAAGGATGTGA
- a CDS encoding DUF4438 domain-containing protein: MRTNKDRLVRISVVGEIAPAKMRSPYSVTTEGTVRVIPVLGGITYNVKVGDSAYGWAGDHVEPGVSVMARNKEEEIPLMTLSCIGNEVIVMSGDAKGSRGFVTGKHGGVNHVLVHFEDDVLEKLTVGDKILIKAWGQGLKLLDHPDVKVMNIDPDLFEKLGVQEKNGKIHVPVVAKIPSYMMGSGIGASSSASTDYDIMASNPEDLGVKDLRLGDLVAIQDHDNSYGVGKYKKGAVSIGVVVHSACVSAGHGPGVVVIVTGDGSKIVPEVVERSNISDYLMR; the protein is encoded by the coding sequence GTGAGAACTAACAAAGACAGACTCGTTCGAATTTCGGTTGTTGGAGAGATCGCTCCAGCGAAAATGAGGTCTCCTTACAGTGTAACAACCGAAGGGACAGTGAGGGTAATTCCAGTGCTTGGGGGCATCACCTACAACGTGAAAGTGGGTGACAGTGCTTACGGATGGGCAGGAGACCACGTAGAACCGGGTGTTTCTGTCATGGCAAGGAATAAGGAAGAGGAAATACCGCTGATGACTCTCTCGTGTATAGGAAACGAAGTGATCGTGATGTCTGGAGACGCGAAGGGAAGTAGGGGATTCGTCACGGGAAAACACGGAGGGGTGAACCATGTTCTCGTTCACTTTGAGGATGATGTTCTTGAAAAGCTTACGGTAGGAGATAAGATATTGATAAAGGCCTGGGGGCAGGGATTGAAACTTCTGGACCATCCGGATGTGAAGGTGATGAACATCGATCCAGATCTTTTCGAAAAACTCGGAGTACAGGAAAAGAACGGGAAAATCCACGTACCTGTTGTTGCGAAGATTCCATCGTACATGATGGGATCTGGAATTGGTGCCTCGAGCAGTGCTTCCACCGACTACGATATAATGGCATCGAATCCCGAGGATCTTGGAGTAAAGGATTTGAGACTTGGGGACCTTGTTGCAATTCAAGACCACGACAATTCCTATGGAGTAGGAAAGTACAAGAAAGGTGCGGTATCGATAGGTGTTGTGGTACACTCAGCCTGCGTTTCGGCAGGGCACGGTCCAGGTGTGGTTGTGATTGTGACAGGAGACGGATCGAAGATAGTGCCAGAAGTGGTGGAAAGATCGAACATATCTGATTATCTGATGAGGTGA
- the rlmD gene encoding 23S rRNA (uracil(1939)-C(5))-methyltransferase RlmD, with product MLEQVKIQKMVNGGYGLAHLSNGKVVLVEGAYPGEEVLIKTYREKRDFSFGRVVSLLKESEDRTKPPCRYFGRCGGCHWMDVKYETQLRYKKEVLLDLFERSNLKAEVEDVEPSDLVFHYRTKMEFHFQGRKLGLKKRDSDFVIDIKDCEVAPEGTGEILNTVKEAVQVLNVPVYNWETKKGVLKHLVIRYAFSTDQFMVIFVTKTESFPWEKDLVRAVLKRFPKIHSIIHVMNSKDSVVLRGPYRTLYGEGVIVEEFDWERFQIPPTAFFQSNYSVTSKLIDHVYRELALQGNEVLLDLYAGIGTFSVRASFSAARVISVESSRVAVKAGKANANINSRRNIEYVEQDVLDFLKNYSGRADRIILDPPRSGAGPEVVKEIVRLSPERIVYVSCEPSTLARDLKVLVENGYSILRVKPFDMFPQTYHVETAVTLVKGDR from the coding sequence ATGCTGGAGCAGGTGAAGATACAAAAAATGGTCAACGGAGGCTACGGCCTTGCCCATCTTTCGAACGGCAAGGTGGTTCTCGTCGAAGGAGCGTATCCCGGTGAGGAAGTTCTGATAAAGACTTACAGAGAGAAAAGGGATTTTTCTTTTGGAAGGGTAGTTTCCCTTCTGAAAGAATCTGAAGATCGAACGAAACCACCCTGCAGGTACTTCGGAAGATGCGGTGGCTGTCACTGGATGGATGTGAAATATGAAACCCAGCTCCGATACAAAAAGGAGGTATTGCTTGATCTTTTCGAACGCTCAAATCTAAAGGCAGAAGTGGAAGATGTGGAACCGAGTGACCTTGTTTTTCATTACAGGACGAAAATGGAGTTTCATTTCCAGGGAAGAAAATTAGGGTTGAAAAAGAGAGACTCCGATTTTGTGATCGATATAAAAGACTGTGAAGTGGCACCGGAAGGCACGGGTGAGATTCTGAACACCGTCAAAGAGGCCGTTCAAGTACTCAACGTTCCTGTTTACAACTGGGAAACGAAAAAGGGAGTACTCAAGCACCTCGTGATCAGGTACGCATTCAGCACGGACCAGTTCATGGTGATTTTCGTGACGAAGACAGAATCCTTTCCCTGGGAAAAGGATCTGGTTCGAGCTGTGTTGAAGAGATTTCCAAAGATCCACTCCATCATCCATGTGATGAATTCGAAAGACTCTGTGGTTCTGAGGGGACCGTACAGAACCCTCTATGGTGAGGGTGTAATTGTAGAAGAGTTCGACTGGGAGAGGTTTCAAATTCCACCGACCGCCTTCTTTCAGAGTAACTACTCCGTCACATCCAAACTGATAGATCATGTGTACAGGGAACTGGCACTTCAGGGTAACGAAGTATTGCTCGATCTGTACGCGGGTATTGGAACGTTTTCTGTGAGGGCTTCCTTCTCAGCAGCGAGGGTGATCTCTGTTGAATCCAGCAGGGTCGCTGTGAAGGCTGGAAAGGCTAACGCGAACATAAACAGCAGAAGGAACATAGAATACGTGGAACAGGATGTACTGGATTTCCTGAAAAACTACAGCGGAAGGGCAGACAGAATAATCCTGGACCCACCGAGATCAGGTGCGGGTCCAGAAGTGGTGAAAGAAATAGTGAGACTTTCACCCGAAAGGATCGTTTACGTTTCCTGTGAGCCTTCCACTCTGGCGAGGGATCTCAAGGTGTTGGTGGAGAACGGCTACTCTATTCTCAGGGTGAAGCCCTTCGACATGTTTCCCCAGACTTACCATGTGGAAACTGCTGTGACTCTCGTGAAAGGGGATCGATGA
- a CDS encoding rhomboid family intramembrane serine protease gives MLPLYDILPSRKKPYVTMALILINVVVFVYELMLNDRELLLFMYRYGLVPARYTVERIKETLGFSLLPFITHMFLHGGFWHILGNMWFLWIFGDNTEDEMGHFGYTLFYLSAGIFAALAQFVFTLHSTTPMVGASGAVSGVMGAYFVLFPYSRIVTLFPFFFFLTLVEIPAFYYLMIWFFIQVLNGLVGSYGIAWWAHIGGFVYGMIWGYILRMRRIHRYRY, from the coding sequence GTGCTTCCTCTTTACGACATTCTCCCAAGCAGAAAGAAACCTTACGTGACGATGGCTTTGATTTTGATAAACGTGGTTGTTTTCGTGTATGAACTCATGTTGAACGATAGAGAACTTCTCCTGTTCATGTACAGGTACGGTCTTGTGCCGGCTCGTTACACAGTTGAGAGGATAAAAGAAACACTTGGCTTTTCTCTTCTTCCTTTTATAACCCACATGTTCCTGCACGGAGGATTCTGGCACATCCTGGGTAACATGTGGTTCCTCTGGATATTCGGAGACAACACAGAAGACGAGATGGGACACTTTGGCTACACTCTGTTTTATCTATCTGCCGGCATTTTTGCCGCACTCGCACAGTTCGTTTTTACACTTCATTCAACAACTCCCATGGTTGGTGCATCCGGTGCGGTGTCCGGAGTTATGGGAGCTTATTTCGTGCTGTTTCCGTACTCGAGAATAGTGACTTTGTTTCCGTTCTTCTTCTTCCTCACACTCGTGGAAATACCCGCGTTCTACTATCTGATGATCTGGTTCTTTATCCAAGTTCTGAACGGCCTTGTTGGATCCTACGGAATAGCGTGGTGGGCACACATAGGTGGATTTGTCTACGGGATGATTTGGGGATATATTTTAAGGATGAGAAGGATTCACAGGTACAGATATTGA
- the hisS gene encoding histidine--tRNA ligase gives MNYKRIKGTNDIFGEEIWYWRYVEETFRNVCESAGIEEIRTPIFEQTELFVRSVGEESDIVQKEMYTFQDKAGRSITLRPEGTAPVVRAFLENSLIDRGFQQRYYYIGPMFRYEKPQSGRLRQFHQVGFEIIGSESPKADFEVIMLVDTFLRKLGLTKYRIHLNSIGCSACRKNYREALKEYYGQILANLCDDCKRRYETNILRLLDCKVDHEYALNAPKSVDYLCDSCKTHYEKLKEYLNTFEIEYVEDHTLVRGLDYYTRTVFEVRHEGLGAQNTIAGGGRYDGLFVELGGSSVPALGFAGGIERIILALKAEEIEIPIKNVHLVYVVTLGEKAFADGVQLAVELRKKGLSVDVDIMDRKLSGQLKHAHRMGSRYAVIIGDEELEKGIVILRDLETGDQVEVDRDFAVDYIAERVSKD, from the coding sequence TTGAATTACAAGAGGATAAAAGGAACAAATGATATCTTCGGTGAAGAGATATGGTACTGGAGATACGTTGAGGAAACCTTCAGAAACGTATGTGAAAGCGCAGGAATAGAGGAGATCAGAACTCCCATATTCGAACAGACGGAGCTTTTCGTTAGAAGTGTGGGGGAAGAATCAGACATCGTTCAAAAAGAGATGTACACCTTCCAGGACAAAGCGGGAAGGAGCATCACTCTGAGACCAGAGGGTACTGCACCTGTCGTCAGGGCTTTTCTGGAAAATTCTCTGATAGATAGGGGTTTTCAGCAGAGATATTACTACATAGGTCCCATGTTTCGATACGAAAAACCACAATCGGGGAGATTGAGGCAGTTCCACCAGGTAGGTTTTGAGATCATCGGATCCGAATCTCCAAAAGCGGATTTCGAGGTGATCATGCTGGTCGATACCTTCTTGAGAAAGCTCGGACTCACGAAATACAGGATTCACTTGAACTCCATAGGCTGTTCGGCGTGTAGAAAAAACTATCGCGAAGCTCTCAAGGAGTATTACGGTCAAATCCTGGCTAATCTCTGTGACGACTGCAAAAGACGTTACGAGACGAACATTTTGAGACTGCTCGATTGCAAGGTGGACCACGAATACGCTCTGAATGCACCGAAGAGCGTCGACTATCTCTGTGATTCCTGTAAGACACATTATGAGAAGTTGAAAGAATACCTCAACACTTTCGAGATCGAATACGTAGAAGATCACACTCTGGTTCGCGGGCTCGACTACTACACCAGAACGGTCTTTGAGGTGAGACACGAAGGTCTGGGAGCCCAGAACACCATCGCGGGTGGCGGAAGGTACGATGGCCTTTTCGTGGAGCTCGGAGGTTCTTCTGTACCCGCTCTTGGTTTTGCAGGTGGTATAGAGAGAATAATACTCGCTCTGAAAGCAGAGGAGATAGAAATCCCGATAAAAAACGTTCATCTTGTTTATGTCGTAACTCTTGGTGAAAAGGCCTTTGCGGATGGCGTTCAGCTCGCGGTTGAATTGAGAAAGAAAGGCTTGAGTGTGGATGTGGACATCATGGATAGAAAACTTTCCGGTCAGCTTAAACACGCCCACAGAATGGGATCGAGGTACGCGGTTATTATTGGTGATGAGGAACTGGAGAAAGGAATCGTAATTCTCCGCGACCTCGAAACAGGAGACCAGGTTGAAGTCGATCGAGATTTCGCCGTCGATTACATCGCTGAAAGAGTCTCAAAAGATTGA
- the metG gene encoding methionine--tRNA ligase: MKFYITTPIYYVNSEPHIGSAYTTIVADIIARYKRFMGYDVFFLTGTDEHGQKVLQAAQQAGKDPQEFCDELAEKFKQLWKELKITNDYFIRTTDEMHMKTVQEFVAKMKENGDVYKGIYKGWYCVPCETFWNEDEVIKEGEERFCPECKRPVKWVEEENYFFRLSKYRDPLLKYYEEHPDFVEPDFRRNEMLKILEGGLKDLSITRTTFKWGVPMKDDPEHVIYVWVDALINYISAIGYGWNDEMFNKWWPADLHLIGKEINRFHSIIWPAMLMSVGLPLPKKVFAHGWLTVNGQKISKSLGNAIDPRFFVKRYGNDVVRYYLIRDIMFGKDGDFSEERLVHRLNSDLANDYGNLLHRITAMIKKYFNGRLPSPSAQEGLDSWLKERFFETKDAYHELMDSYRLTEALDKIWEFIADVNKYFNDTKPWILGKEGNMERLGTVLYNSLEAVFKVALMTLPVMPDTSKEVFRRVSFEEKPSKEHLENWGVLKSGSTVIHGEPLFRKIDAKDFKKVVETVSVEQNVITIDDFSKVDLRIAKVLEAEKVPNSRKLLRLIIDLGTEKRQIVAGIAEHYKPEELVGKLIVVVANLKPAKLMGIESQGMLLAAKSGDTLRLLTVDGEITPGAKVS; this comes from the coding sequence TTGAAATTTTACATCACCACCCCAATCTACTACGTGAATTCTGAGCCTCACATAGGAAGTGCCTACACCACTATTGTAGCCGATATCATCGCTCGCTACAAACGTTTCATGGGTTACGATGTGTTCTTTCTCACGGGAACGGACGAACACGGCCAGAAGGTCCTGCAGGCAGCCCAGCAGGCTGGAAAGGACCCGCAGGAATTCTGTGACGAACTGGCTGAAAAGTTCAAACAGCTCTGGAAAGAACTGAAGATCACGAACGATTATTTCATCCGAACCACAGACGAAATGCACATGAAAACCGTCCAGGAATTCGTTGCGAAGATGAAAGAAAACGGAGACGTCTACAAGGGCATCTACAAGGGATGGTACTGTGTCCCCTGTGAGACGTTCTGGAACGAGGACGAGGTTATAAAGGAAGGAGAAGAACGTTTCTGTCCGGAGTGTAAAAGACCCGTCAAATGGGTGGAGGAAGAGAATTACTTCTTCAGACTTTCGAAATACAGAGATCCTCTCCTGAAGTACTACGAGGAGCATCCCGATTTTGTGGAACCGGACTTCAGAAGAAACGAGATGCTGAAGATTCTCGAAGGTGGTCTCAAAGACCTGAGCATCACCAGGACGACCTTCAAATGGGGCGTTCCCATGAAGGACGATCCGGAACACGTGATCTACGTGTGGGTGGACGCGCTCATAAATTACATATCCGCTATAGGATACGGCTGGAACGATGAGATGTTCAATAAATGGTGGCCTGCAGATTTGCATCTGATAGGAAAAGAAATAAACAGATTCCACTCCATCATATGGCCTGCGATGCTCATGTCGGTTGGACTCCCACTTCCAAAAAAGGTGTTCGCACACGGGTGGCTCACGGTGAACGGCCAGAAGATCAGTAAGTCCCTCGGCAACGCTATAGACCCCAGATTCTTCGTGAAGAGATACGGCAACGACGTGGTGAGGTATTACCTGATACGGGATATCATGTTCGGAAAAGACGGCGATTTCTCGGAGGAAAGGCTCGTCCACAGATTGAATTCCGATCTCGCGAACGACTACGGAAATCTCCTTCACAGGATCACGGCTATGATAAAGAAGTATTTCAACGGAAGACTTCCTTCTCCTTCTGCTCAGGAAGGGCTCGATAGCTGGCTGAAGGAGAGATTCTTCGAAACAAAAGACGCTTACCATGAACTCATGGATTCCTACCGGCTCACAGAAGCCCTGGACAAGATATGGGAGTTCATAGCAGATGTGAACAAGTACTTCAACGACACGAAGCCCTGGATACTTGGAAAAGAGGGAAATATGGAAAGGCTCGGAACGGTGCTGTACAACTCACTGGAGGCCGTGTTCAAGGTGGCTCTGATGACACTCCCGGTGATGCCAGACACCTCCAAAGAAGTGTTCAGGAGAGTGTCCTTTGAAGAAAAGCCTTCGAAGGAACATCTGGAAAACTGGGGAGTTCTGAAGTCTGGTTCCACAGTGATCCACGGCGAACCTCTCTTCAGAAAAATCGACGCGAAAGACTTCAAAAAGGTGGTGGAGACGGTGTCGGTCGAACAGAACGTGATCACAATAGATGATTTTTCCAAAGTAGATCTCAGAATTGCAAAGGTCCTCGAAGCGGAGAAGGTTCCAAATTCCAGAAAACTTCTCAGATTGATAATCGATCTTGGAACGGAAAAGAGACAGATAGTGGCGGGAATTGCAGAACACTACAAACCCGAAGAACTCGTAGGAAAACTGATCGTCGTTGTCGCTAATTTAAAACCCGCAAAACTCATGGGCATAGAGTCTCAGGGAATGCTCCTCGCCGCAAAGTCCGGCGATACCTTGAGACTTTTGACTGTAGATGGAGAAATCACACCAGGTGCGAAGGTGTCCTGA
- a CDS encoding potassium channel family protein: protein MPKKQKSKYIVIFGCGRLGSLIANLASSSGHSVVVVDKNEYAFHRLNSEFSGFTVVGDAAEFETLKECGMEKADMVFAFTNDDSTNFFISMNARYMFNVENVIARVYDPERIKIFEENGIKTICPAVLMIEKVKEFITGSEED, encoded by the coding sequence ATGCCAAAAAAACAGAAAAGCAAGTACATCGTGATATTCGGCTGTGGAAGACTTGGATCGTTGATAGCCAATCTCGCGTCCTCTTCGGGGCACAGTGTCGTGGTTGTGGATAAAAACGAATACGCGTTTCACAGGCTCAATTCCGAGTTTTCTGGCTTCACCGTGGTGGGGGATGCCGCAGAGTTTGAAACTCTGAAAGAGTGTGGTATGGAAAAAGCGGACATGGTGTTTGCGTTCACGAATGACGACAGCACGAATTTCTTCATCTCGATGAACGCAAGGTACATGTTCAACGTAGAGAACGTGATCGCCAGGGTCTACGATCCGGAAAGAATAAAGATCTTTGAGGAGAATGGAATAAAGACCATCTGTCCCGCTGTTCTTATGATAGAGAAAGTGAAGGAGTTCATCACAGGGAGTGAAGAAGATTGA
- a CDS encoding potassium channel family protein, whose protein sequence is MKVIIIGGEMTAYYLARSMLLRKYGVVIINKDRELCEEFAKKLKATIIHGDGSYKEVLRDAEISKNDVVVILTPRDEVNLFIAQLVMKDFGVKRVVSLVNDPGNMEIFKRMGITTVLNLTTLITNTVEALIFPDEFSSIIPLEQGIEFMSVNVEEDSPVVGKKLKDLPLPRDSIVAAIVRGGVFVVPRGDTEILSGDKLYVIASAEAKEIVEETLLGR, encoded by the coding sequence TTGAAAGTCATAATAATCGGTGGAGAAATGACAGCGTATTACCTTGCGCGCTCCATGCTGTTGCGAAAGTACGGCGTGGTGATCATAAACAAAGACAGAGAACTCTGCGAAGAGTTCGCCAAGAAATTGAAGGCGACGATCATACACGGAGATGGTAGTTATAAAGAGGTCCTCAGAGACGCTGAGATTTCAAAAAACGATGTGGTGGTGATTCTAACTCCGAGGGATGAGGTTAATCTCTTCATCGCACAACTCGTGATGAAAGACTTCGGGGTAAAACGAGTGGTGAGCCTTGTTAACGATCCGGGAAACATGGAAATATTCAAGAGAATGGGTATCACAACCGTTTTGAATCTCACCACCCTCATAACGAACACGGTGGAGGCTCTCATCTTTCCGGATGAATTTTCCAGTATCATACCGCTGGAACAAGGTATCGAGTTCATGAGTGTGAACGTGGAAGAAGACAGTCCGGTTGTGGGAAAGAAGTTGAAAGATCTTCCGCTTCCAAGGGATAGTATCGTTGCTGCTATCGTTCGCGGTGGAGTGTTCGTGGTTCCGAGAGGAGATACGGAAATCCTCTCTGGTGATAAATTGTACGTGATCGCGAGTGCAGAAGCCAAAGAAATAGTGGAAGAAACGCTGCTTGGAAGGTGA